Proteins encoded together in one Alphaproteobacteria bacterium window:
- a CDS encoding S8 family serine peptidase, with amino-acid sequence VEGLSRPGSLEHLLTRPSPAPGEASGAEERAPGPGASAPSGRPGAAPQNVQFVVLYRARPGGTAGSAAPEALNPTALADGLGIVYRTTFDLPSVGLAVSIFSARDDTDVADVLSRLSSDPRIVAADTNRSFKGLSTEGVDLRVRELQYALKEINAVGVSEIATGRHVRVALIDSGVDARHAALAGRILAQVDLVGTAQSEDAGERIEETRHGTGIAGVIAAQGSMVGLAPEAGLISIRAFSALRPLDEDTESTSDKIVRGIDIALRLKARVINMSFGGPRDRVIERMTHEAALRGVVLVAAAGNGDGDDAAYPAAYPDVIAVAATDNRSRLYRHGRGEPDMSLAAPGVDIVTTGPNGGYQVLTGSSIAAAHVSGLAVLVIELAPTLGPADVRAIMWRTGRSPAASPGDGPAVPRLIDARAALASVNAQAVAHAGSVRAAQ; translated from the coding sequence GTCGAGGGCTTGTCTCGGCCGGGTTCCCTTGAACATTTGCTGACGCGGCCGAGCCCCGCCCCAGGGGAGGCATCGGGGGCCGAAGAGCGGGCACCCGGGCCCGGTGCGAGCGCTCCGTCCGGCCGTCCTGGTGCTGCGCCGCAAAATGTGCAATTCGTGGTGCTTTACCGTGCGCGCCCGGGCGGTACGGCGGGAAGTGCAGCGCCCGAGGCACTCAATCCGACGGCGCTCGCCGATGGTTTGGGCATCGTTTACCGAACCACGTTCGACTTGCCATCCGTCGGGCTTGCGGTTTCGATCTTCTCCGCAAGGGACGACACCGACGTGGCCGACGTGTTATCCCGCCTGTCGAGCGATCCGCGCATTGTCGCAGCCGACACCAATCGCTCCTTCAAGGGCCTGTCGACGGAGGGGGTCGACCTTCGCGTTCGCGAGTTGCAATACGCCCTGAAGGAGATCAACGCTGTGGGCGTAAGCGAAATCGCCACCGGGCGACACGTCCGCGTGGCCCTGATCGACAGCGGCGTCGATGCGCGGCACGCCGCACTGGCGGGGCGGATACTGGCGCAGGTCGATCTTGTGGGCACTGCCCAAAGCGAGGATGCCGGCGAGCGCATCGAGGAGACCCGGCACGGTACGGGAATTGCGGGCGTGATCGCAGCGCAGGGGAGCATGGTCGGGCTCGCACCCGAAGCGGGTCTGATTTCGATCAGGGCATTCTCGGCGCTACGCCCGCTCGATGAGGACACGGAAAGCACGTCCGACAAGATCGTGCGCGGGATCGACATCGCATTGCGGCTCAAGGCCCGCGTCATCAACATGAGCTTCGGCGGCCCGCGCGATCGTGTGATCGAACGCATGACCCACGAAGCCGCATTGCGCGGCGTGGTGCTTGTCGCGGCGGCTGGCAATGGCGATGGCGACGACGCGGCCTATCCAGCGGCCTATCCCGACGTGATCGCCGTGGCCGCGACGGACAATCGCTCTCGGCTCTATCGCCACGGCCGTGGCGAGCCGGATATGTCGCTGGCCGCACCGGGTGTGGATATCGTCACGACAGGACCGAACGGCGGCTATCAGGTCCTGACCGGGAGTTCGATTGCGGCGGCGCACGTGTCGGGACTCGCAGTACTCGTGATCGAACTCGCACCGACTCTCGGCCCCGCCGATGTCAGGGCGATCATGTGGCGCACGGGGCGTAGCCCAGCCGCAAGCCCCGGCGACGGCCCGGCCGTGCCACGTCTTATCGACGCCCGCGCCGCGCTCGCGAGCGTCAATGCCCAGGCGGTCGCCCATGCCGGCTCCGTCCGCGCCGCGCAGTGA